TAGCCACTTTGATCTTTGTTTCAGATTCCTCTGTACacacatttatatttacataaaacatttattaaacatgatttttaaaacataaaaacctTATGTACAAAATACCAATATTCCTATAAATAAACAGTTGGAGAAAGGCACTTGCAAGAAAAGTCTACAGTAAATCTTACAAAAAGCACACTGCCTCTGTTACTGTACAATAGATAATCTTTCAGTCAGTCCCTATCACAAGAATGTTAAACACTAATTACTTGTTATAACTAAGAATATAACCATTACAGTCGTATTTACACATACATATATGCCTCTTTTTAGTTCCACTTGAGAGCACCATGATTTCCATtccaaatttatattttcatacaAAGTAAAAGAACAGTTGCCAGAAACCAGTGTTCAGTGTCACTGCAGATTCATGAACTTTTGGCTTACATCATTGTAGTTTAAAAGACTCAGTTGCTACTTTGTAAAAAGTACACCTAGTTTGTTATTGCATGTTGTCCTTTCAGAAAGAGCACTGCTATGTTCTCTATGCAATTGTTTAATACTATTGCTGGCAAAAGGTTtccaatataaaaaaaataaaaacattcttcaAGCCAGTTGAAGTATTTCATCTGAACAGTAACTAAAAAATGCTGCATATTAATTATAAAAACATGTAGGAAACATGCCAACTAATCTGgtgtgcaaaaatattttttccactaCACAGGATTTTAAGGGCTTCACAGAATTACTCAAATGTACATTGAGTAGCAAACCCCACAAAGAACTAGTTCCTCAAGGAGATGTGAGGATACTCCCACTTTTATCAAACTTTTTACCCTTTGACAATGCTGCAACCTGTTTGAGCAGTTCTCTGTTTTTGGCCTGcaacacagattaaaaaaagtaTGTTACTGAAATAGTAGTGTCATGTGCTTCGCATTTATGAACAAATTCTGAAAATGTACATGCTAGGAACATTCAGAGAAGGTAATGATCACTTTTCAAAGAATTGTATATGTTTCTTGATATGCATATTCTGTCTTCAACAGAGAAAGTAATCACACTCCCCATATTGCAAAATTTAGTATACCCACTATTGCATTAATTGTCTGCTCAGTCTGTGATTTGTAAGGCAACTAATTCAGGCTTTCCTTCTGATAAAGCATACTTTGACAAGAGACATCTAGCTGCCAATGTGTTAATGCTGAGTGCTTAAATCAGATCCATAGCCCAATGATAACTGATAAATTGTCAGAGAACAGacacaaaaaataaactttgaGAAAGCACGTGAGATAAGGCTTTACCTTTTTAGTTAAAGAGTGAGTTTAACTCATATGGAAGCTGTCTGTTGACTCCAGAATTGCTGCACAATGCATCCAAAGTTAAGCACAGCAATGACCATTCATGAATTTGGTACTACTGTATTGGAGTGAACATGCTGAACAGCCTAAATATATGATCCTTAAATATATGATCTGAAGTACTTCCCAAGTATTGATAAGCAATTACGCACCTGCAACTGTTCCACAGTTTCCTTGTGAGCTTTCTCCATGCTGTTCATCTTTGTCCTCAAGTTAGACTCTTGGTACTGGAAATCTGCCTTCAATTCTGTCAACTGAAAAACACAGATCCTATGAAAATTCCCTGAACTGCAACAGGATACATCTTCTAGTCAATACATAAAATCTTTAGCAAAGGCTCAGGAATCCCAGGAAACGCTGTATTTATTTACTATTGCAGTATTGACAGCTCAGCACTTGAGAAGCAGTTTGAAAAATGTGTATACCTATTTTATATGCAGAAAGCAACTGTAGTCATAGAGCCATACTATTGGCTCAGAATTTTGTATAAAATAGGCTAAAcctcaacaaaaaaaattcaaatacaaGACTGGTGATTTATAGTTTGCTGTTCTTTTAGCTGTGAGATGCTTACCACAATCTTCAGTTACATCTCTCAGTAATAAGGTGTGGTAACACCCAAAAAATCTTTCCTACAAAGACAATAAAAAGGATGTTTTTGTGTCCTTTTATGCTACATTTTGTCctaagcagaaggaaaaatatatataatgtatacaTTCCAGATTTATTAGGAAATGAAGCCTCTTTGCTAGCAAAGATGCCCGCCACAACAAACCAGAGCATACCCTCCTAAAGTGACTACCAAGACTGCAATTGCCAGCCTTAGTATGTGTTAAATCACATGTAGTGAAACAGATACTGTTCAAAAGAACAGTCAATCAATGGCCAAGTGCAGATATGTTGCTATGATGGTACATAACTCCCTGAACACACACTGCTGCACAAGGCATGCACTTATGGCTGTTGTAGCCTACAGGGCATCCGGTGCAAACCCAGATATCTCACACTAAATATAAAAAACTAGTCCCACTTATTGTGTTGCACCACAGTGAAGTATGCAACTAGGCAAGCAAACTACCTGTGAACATTCAGCAAACTGTGGTCCTGTCCTAACAATGAAGTCTCAGGGCCTCACAGTAATGTTGTGGTTTCTCATTACCGTTTTATGCAGAAAGACAAACAAGGCTAGTGCTGCACACAATAAGCATTGATAATGACATGGCTGATACCTTGACTCATAACAGAAAGTGATGAATAAGTATTATCTGTAAAGATGGCGTACTGAACTGTTTTTGTTGCCATGCAATACAATTCAAAGGTTTTACTTTTGGAGCATTGAAAACTGTTCAAATGCTGTCCCTTCACAAATCTTGAGACACAACCTTAACAGCAATCTCCCACAGGTATGGCTCAGGCTTTTCACCCAGTACATGTCTCCTATCTCACAGTGATAAAAACCTGCAGTTTGTTCATTTGTTGTAATTTTTCAGCAATGCAAACACTGCATAATGTGTTCAGCTTTTGtcccccctgcagcagctgaaaaagTAAGTGACATTCAGAAAGTGAGGACTTTGTGCCTGAAGGAGACTAAGTTCGAAGACCCTGAAGTCAAATAGTTATAGCAGTGGGGATATTAAACTCAACAGATGCTCTCCCTATGGAAACAGCACAAAACAAGTCACTGCAGTGGTTATGCAGAAGTAGGTGACATTTCCTTACCTACCACTTTTGTTAGCTTTGCCCAGTagattgaaaataaaaactgataAGTGAACTTCCTACTAACTCATAGTCTTCTCCTAGCTTTATAAGAGAAAGATCAGGGCCTAATGCCTGTCCTTTGAAGAAAATACCTAAAGAGAATCCATGCGAGACTGTTCAGCTCTTTCACATTAAACACTTAGAGGCTTGGAATATCAAGTACTTCCAACACTAGGTATATTTTAACAGTAACATAAATGAAAATAGGATCAATATCCTTTACAAAACACAACTATGtgtagaaattaaaataatgaactATGGTTTAAAAGTGtaagcattttcctttcagtatGAATGAGTCTTTCTTAACCATCAATGTTTGGTAGGCCACCATGCATTCATAATCAAAATTTTActtgaaaatataataaatttgCTTGGAATACAATTCCATAACCTACTCAATCCTAAACAGACATTCTAGAGCCACTGTTACAGTGTCCTAAAAGCATCTAGTTATTCAGATGGcagagaaataaagcaaatgcaAATCAAAGTGTGTATTTGTTGTTATTCCTCTTTTCTTGCTAGTCATTAGTTTGTTGGAAGGGTGAATATTCTGTAAGAGTTCTGCTGAAGCCACTTGGGCCTGATGATTTCACTTAAATAGTTGACTGACAGCCACTTAATCCAAGCTTTTCTTCTAGTCTCTGACTACCCACAAAGACTTGACAACTCATAGTATACGTACTTACCAATCCTataaaaacaaaccactttattttcattaatggaAATTTGGACACCAACTTATTATGGGTAGCATTGCTTTAgtttaaaactaaataaaaactaTGCTAAACTCAGAATGGTTACTGCTCTTTGCCATGACTCAGTTAAGAGCATGTAAAACATGCTCAAACTGTCTGGCTCTTTATCCATGATCTGTGGCATGCAGCCTGAGTAACAGGCTAACTTCTTCATGGCTGAAGTGAGGTAAGATGAATTACTCTTTGACTTAGGAGACAAAATATATTCATGATACAAGAGTGCAAAAGTTTTCCTTTAGATGTTAAGATCCGATTAGCTGCTATATAAAACAGTTGTATCTGACTGTTGTTTTATCTTATTGTTTTGACATTTTAGGAGATGacaaatcagaaaacaaaattataaagtTCTCATTAAGCAGGTgtaatttttacctttttatcTTTCTCTAAAATAGTCTGATCTCTTTGCTGCAGAAGACGTTTAAGTGACATTACTTCTTCTTTCAGCTGACTTATGAGGACAAAGTTGTCAGTTCCTCCACTGTCTGCAGACTGATTTATAGAGCTACTAAAAGTGAAAACCAATAGTTACTTACAgtatcaaaaaaaaagaagaacacttttaaaaaactttcaaaTTTGATAATTAATAATTCCATAAACATCCTTAAGGACTAATGCAAAAAAAGTATGTACCTGACAGAAATGGATGCAACTGGCAAATTACCTTACTAATGGCACACATTACATACACCTGCAGAAATATAATTCAGTATTAGCTTTGAGGGGGACAAATACCTTTTGACTGAAGCAGCCACTTTTAACTTTTATTCTGACCATTTGGCCAGAGAGAGAATAAAGATTCAGTCTCCCACATTAAAGTTCAAAAGAATTCTCTAGATACTGGGTCAGCTTAAAACAGCAGGTTCTACCCTGCATCTAACTGATAAAACAATTTCCCAATGTGAGGGAACACCATGGGGTTGATAACTGTCACCTTGTACATAAGCTCTGTTTAATTTTGCCCCcaacaaaagcaggaaaagagtGCTACTTTTCTGCTAATAACGAAACTTAATTGACTGACAGCACTCAGATGCCACCCAATAATCCATCTGGGAGGACACAAGTTTCACATCCCTCATTCTTCAGACAAACAAAGAAAGGCAACTGGCCACAAATCAGTGCTCTGTTTGGTTGAAATGGCTCAGCTTTACAAAAATGCAACTTTACCTATCTCCATTTGATGGCTTGGATtccagtttgggttttttctttggaGTTTCATTCTGAATAGCTGCAGAGGATTTATGGCTGAAATCAAACAAAATGTAAACCTAAAGCCTCATACTATGCAACTCTCTAGTATCACCATTTGGTACATGTAAAAAAACTAACTCATGCTCCTAAGTGGAATGCTAGAGACTAGCcagaaatgcaagaaaaaaggaaattctttaaatgaaaacagcaagacaaattaaaggaaaattaataaataatatcaTATTTACCTCTGTTTCCATAGTCCCTGATCTTGTTCTGGACTCAGATTGCTGATTCTGAAATATGTGAAATGTACTTGGTAACTGATCAAACACGCCGTTACTTGTAAGTTTATGTGAATGGTATCTCTACTTGAGAAaagtccctccctccttcttttttcctaatatgGTGAACATTTATGAATTTTCAGTTGGACACTGGAGTTTCTGACCATGCTTTAGCATGTCAGGATGCTATAAAATTACTTCTTGGCTAAATATCTACACTATTACAAGTCACAAGGCATAGACCTCAAGACGGATGGCCAAACGTTTTTGCTGATACCTCCCAGTTTTTGTGAACTTTGTCTTGCTAATCTTGTACTCAGCCAGCTGGTCtaaagcagctctcctgggatTCCCATACTGCTGTATGAACACTGCCTGAAATGGTGCTCATTTGGTGCCATAAGAGTAAAGTTAAGTTATGGATCCCTGAAAATAACTGCTTCTTAGGTGTAACCAATTGCTTTCAATCGTTTCAAAAGGAACTAATAATGAACACTAAAATAGCAATGGTAGAATGAATAAGATTGCACTGAGTGAAATAGCTCATCTGTATTTCTACCTCATTGTTCCTATTGTCTGATTTTAACAATAACTGAAATGGACAGGGAAAGGAGTCATATTAATTGGACCAGAAGCAATGGACCTGTGGCAgtctacagaaaaaaaggtgGGAAACCAGGAGCACTGTCATCTGTATCGATATGAGTACTGCTTTAACTCTTGAGTGTATCAGAAGCTCTGCCCAGTAGTAAAgagtttattttttctatttaatccCTACTGTACCTGTGCCAAATGCATTAAATTAGATTTAACTTTCTGTAATTCAATTTTCAGCAGAGATTTGAAAGAACAGGAACAGTACAATAGCTCAATGCATAAACGAgaaaattttttccttcaaattcctaaaatgccaaatattttctcttttttaaagtgaaagtaTGGGCCTTTCTCTTTTACTAATTACCAATATAATTTCATCTTATTTGGCTTCTATCTTTAAGTCACACTTGGATAGGCAAGTTTCAGACAAGATGAAAAATTATAAGCACTAGAAATGTGAAGTTTAGAAGGaaagtgtctgtgtgtctgggaTCAGGGTCATTACCATTGCAGACATAATATTTACTATCAAACACAAAACATAAGTAGTTCTGAAGTTATGCTGCCACAAATctataaatgaaaataagaatcATGACTACTATTATAGCAGCACAAAATCCCAAATGAATTTGGGAGTTTATGACTAAATAAGTTTGATATGTAGATTAAGGTTGGTACGCTGCTTATGCCATGGCCAGAGATGATATGTtgagaaaagctgcagaaattgGGATAAAACTATGTGAAATGTTATTAGAGAGACAGTATCTGAACCGACAGTCTTATGTCCCTATGTCTGTATCACAGCCACTCCCAAACTGCCTTCTCCAGCAAGACTTGGTTATAAAAGCTAGCAAAGAGGTACAAACTGGCCCTAGACTGAAGGCAATCCCACACTGTTGTTTCTGCTTCTCCTCTTAATTTTGACTACTTGTACACAAATAAGGGTGAAGCAAGTCAGTATGAGGATTCTcactgctttggcaaatgcAGGTACCACTCAGCAGTTGCTGCATAGAAACCAAATACAAGTTTGCCCTCAAGTAACTCATTTCTGAAGCCATTCCATGAGCCTTTTTCCTAGACCTGTTACCGATTCTAACATCAAGTAGGTTGACAATCACCaagaattcctttttttaatgaaccACCTTCAGTCAAACTCCAAGAATCCAAGGATTTTGAAAGACCATGAAGAACAATGTTCTGCTACTGCTTTTGACACCGtgttttaaatagtttttcttaCTATCTCAGTACAAACAGAACACAGAAGATGAAGATCTACCAACacctattttaatttttgaaatactTACTTATGATGACTGCTGCTGTGACgatgatgatggtggtgatggtggtggtgtttTGAATGATGCTGGTCTTTCTCAGTAagagatgaggatgaggagttAGAATGTGAAGATCCTAGGctctttctctgttcttttgtCTTCTGTAGCACTCTCTTGTAGGACAGCGTGCAGAGCCAACACAACAACTTTCCATCAACCTTTTGAGAAATAATTCAGGTTTTATTTCCAAGTACATTGCACTAGAGAGATGTACTCAATATTTGCAAGGAGATTTTGTTTCACTTCATCCATTAtctttggaaaaacaaacatcTTTGGTATGAAACATCGCTATTGTATCTCCAATATATGCAAGTTTCTTTTAGTAAAGTGAATCTTATTCCACTTGTCATTTAAAGTTATGCTACAAAGAGTCCTAGCAATTTTCGGACCTGCTCTACATTGCAGAAATAACaataactttaaaaaaggaCGAAGCTTTTTTACAATGTGTTACTTATACCAAGTAAATTCTTCTGTAAAAACAGCATTATTCTTGGGTTCAGTCAAGAGGCTTTTGAGGTCATTTTCTCAGCACCTTCTGGAATGAGAAAGTGGCACTCAACAAAGCTATTTaacaaaacagaacacaaagggctgctcagagcagtcTACCTCTCTGGTGCTCTACTTAAAAGCAAGGCAGGCAGATAAGAGGTAAAGTGACAGATTCAAGTTATGAACACACATGAGATCCAATggatatgaaaataaaagtaaaataaatatcaaaacaCGAGAAACCGTTGAGCTGCTTAACTGCTG
The nucleotide sequence above comes from Molothrus aeneus isolate 106 chromosome 2, BPBGC_Maene_1.0, whole genome shotgun sequence. Encoded proteins:
- the FAM76B gene encoding protein FAM76B isoform X1 translates to MAAAGAAAAPALYACTKCNQRYPFEELSQGQQLCKECRIAHPIVKCTYCRSEFQQESKTNTICKKCAQNVKQFGTPKPCQYCNIIAAFIGTKCQRCTNSEKKYGPPQTCEQCKQQCAFDRKEEGRRKVDGKLLCWLCTLSYKRVLQKTKEQRKSLGSSHSNSSSSSLTEKDQHHSKHHHHHHHHHRHSSSHHKISNLSPEQDQGLWKQSHKSSAAIQNETPKKKPKLESKPSNGDSSSINQSADSGGTDNFVLISQLKEEVMSLKRLLQQRDQTILEKDKKLTELKADFQYQESNLRTKMNSMEKAHKETVEQLQAKNRELLKQVAALSKGKKFDKSGSILTSP
- the FAM76B gene encoding protein FAM76B isoform X5, whose product is MAAAGAAAAPALYACTKCNQRYPFEELSQGQQLCKECRIAHPIVKCTYCRSEFQQESKTNTICKKCAQNVKQFGTPKPCQYCNIIAAFIGTKCQRCTNSEKKYGPPQTCEQCKQQCAFDRKEEGRRKVDGKLLCWLCTLSYKRVLQKTKEQRKSLGSSHSNSSSSSLTEKDQHHSKHHHHHHHHHRHSSSHHKISNLSPEQDQGLWKQSSINQSADSGGTDNFVLISQLKEEVMSLKRLLQQRDQTILEKDKKLTELKADFQYQESNLRTKMNSMEKAHKETVEQLQAKNRELLKQVAALSKGKKFDKSGSILTSP
- the FAM76B gene encoding protein FAM76B isoform X3, with protein sequence MAAAGAAAAPALYACTKCNQRYPFEELSQGQQLCKECRIAHPIVKCTYCRSEFQQESKTNTICKKCAQNVKQFGTPKPCQYCNIIAAFIGTKCQRCTNSEKKYGPPQTCEQCKQQCAFDRKEEGRRKVDGKLLCWLCTLSYKRVLQKTKEQRKSLGSSHSNSSSSSLTEKDQHHSKHHHHHHHHHRHSSSHHNHKSSAAIQNETPKKKPKLESKPSNGDSSSINQSADSGGTDNFVLISQLKEEVMSLKRLLQQRDQTILEKDKKLTELKADFQYQESNLRTKMNSMEKAHKETVEQLQAKNRELLKQVAALSKGKKFDKSGSILTSP
- the FAM76B gene encoding protein FAM76B isoform X4 → MAAAGAAAAPALYACTKCNQRYPFEELSQGQQLCKECRIAHPIVKCTYCRSEFQQESKTNTICKKCAQNVKQFGTPKPCQYCNIIAAFIGTKCQRCTNSEKKYGPPQTCEQCKQQCAFDRKEEGRRKVDGKLLCWLCTLSYKRVLQKTKEQRKSLGSSHSNSSSSSLTEKDQHHSKHHHHHHHHHRHSSSHHKISNLSPEQDQGLWKQSSSINQSADSGGTDNFVLISQLKEEVMSLKRLLQQRDQTILEKDKKLTELKADFQYQESNLRTKMNSMEKAHKETVEQLQAKNRELLKQVAALSKGKKFDKSGSILTSP
- the FAM76B gene encoding protein FAM76B isoform X2, with translation MAAAGAAAAPALYACTKCNQRYPFEELSQGQQLCKECRIAHPIVKCTYCRSEFQQESKTNTICKKCAQNVKQFGTPKPCQYCNIIAAFIGTKCQRCTNSEKKYGPPQTCEQCKQQCAFDRKEEGRRKVDGKLLCWLCTLSYKRVLQKTKEQRKSLGSSHSNSSSSSLTEKDQHHSKHHHHHHHHHRHSSSHHKISNLSPEQDQGLWKQSHKSSAAIQNETPKKKPKLESKPSNGDSSINQSADSGGTDNFVLISQLKEEVMSLKRLLQQRDQTILEKDKKLTELKADFQYQESNLRTKMNSMEKAHKETVEQLQAKNRELLKQVAALSKGKKFDKSGSILTSP
- the FAM76B gene encoding protein FAM76B isoform X6, coding for MAAAGAAAAPALYACTKCNQRYPFEELSQGQQLCKECRIAHPIVKCTYCRSEFQQESKTNTICKKCAQNVKQFGTPKPCQYCNIIAAFIGTKCQRCTNSEKKYGPPQTCEQCKQQCAFDRKEEGRRKVDGKLLCWLCTLSYKRVLQKTKEQRKSLGSSHSNSSSSSLTEKDQHHSKHHHHHHHHHRHSSSHHNSSINQSADSGGTDNFVLISQLKEEVMSLKRLLQQRDQTILEKDKKLTELKADFQYQESNLRTKMNSMEKAHKETVEQLQAKNRELLKQVAALSKGKKFDKSGSILTSP